From the genome of Nocardia sp. NBC_01503, one region includes:
- a CDS encoding glycerate kinase codes for MIHARGGSARGWRDGQVIVAPDKFKGSLTAAEVAAHITAGLRRIRPELPVVTVPVADGGDGTVDAMVAAGFAGLQTAVTGPVGNRVVASFAMRGETAVIELAEASGLRRLPDRPTPATARTATSAGTGELMRTAVTRGARRIVLGLGGSACADGGAGMLSALGARFLDADGVELPPGGAALVHLERIDIGEMMRVPVTVASDVDNPLLGVRGAAHVYGPQKGAGAEDVAALERGLARFAAVARRDLGVDLADRPGAGAAGGVGFAAIAFLGARSEPGIELMLRHLDFGDRLQGARLVITGEGCLDRQTLHGKAPIGVARAAAAAGVPVLAVAGQRLLTRDMLRRFGFEDAYALTDIEPDPRLCISNAGPLLELLAVRIAETRLGDLLSRNA; via the coding sequence GTGATTCACGCGCGCGGTGGTTCGGCACGGGGCTGGCGGGACGGGCAGGTGATCGTCGCCCCGGATAAGTTCAAGGGCTCGCTCACCGCCGCGGAGGTGGCCGCGCACATCACGGCCGGGCTGCGGCGCATCCGTCCGGAGCTGCCCGTGGTCACCGTCCCCGTTGCCGATGGCGGGGACGGGACCGTGGACGCGATGGTGGCCGCGGGCTTCGCCGGCCTGCAGACCGCCGTCACCGGGCCGGTCGGGAATCGAGTGGTCGCCTCGTTCGCGATGAGGGGCGAGACGGCCGTTATCGAACTCGCCGAAGCCTCCGGGCTGCGGCGCTTACCCGACCGGCCCACCCCGGCCACCGCGCGCACCGCCACCAGTGCGGGAACCGGAGAGTTGATGCGCACCGCGGTCACCCGCGGCGCCCGGCGAATTGTGCTGGGGCTCGGCGGAAGTGCCTGTGCCGACGGTGGGGCGGGCATGCTGAGCGCACTCGGGGCGCGCTTCCTCGATGCCGACGGCGTCGAGCTGCCGCCCGGCGGTGCGGCGCTGGTGCACCTGGAGCGCATCGATATCGGCGAGATGATGCGTGTTCCGGTGACGGTCGCCTCCGATGTGGACAACCCACTGCTGGGCGTGCGCGGTGCCGCCCATGTGTACGGGCCGCAAAAGGGCGCCGGCGCGGAAGATGTCGCGGCACTCGAACGAGGACTGGCGCGCTTCGCCGCGGTCGCGCGCCGCGATCTCGGAGTCGATCTGGCGGATCGGCCCGGGGCCGGTGCGGCCGGTGGCGTCGGATTCGCCGCCATCGCCTTCCTGGGTGCGCGCAGTGAACCCGGAATCGAATTGATGCTGCGGCACCTCGATTTCGGGGATCGATTGCAGGGTGCGCGACTGGTGATCACCGGTGAGGGCTGCCTGGATCGGCAGACCCTGCACGGCAAGGCCCCGATCGGCGTGGCCCGGGCCGCCGCCGCGGCCGGGGTTCCGGTGCTGGCCGTCGCGGGTCAGCGGCTGCTGACCCGGGATATGTTGCGCCGCTTCGGATTCGAGGACGCCTACGCGCTCACCGATATCGAGCCCGATCCGCGGCTGTGCATCAGCAATGCCGGGCCGCTGTTGGAACTGCTCGCCGTGCGGATAGCCGAAACCCGCCTGGGCGATCTGCTGTCCCGAAACGCGTAG
- the alc gene encoding allantoicase produces the protein MSDFTSLPDLALRSYRASVIAASDESFEERENLIQPWEPRFSAETFGTKGQEYDGWETRRRRNAPGSDWAIVRLGMPGIVRGVVIDTAWFKGNYPPFASVDACRVSGYPGVAELDSAEWVEIVPKTPLHGDAKHELPVDSELIFTHVRLHMHPDGGIARFRVHGDVVPDPVLLSGLTVDLAALEHGGRAVDCSNLFYSGADNMLAPGLARNQAEGWETARRRDDDNDWAVIRLAAQGVPELIEVDTTNLVFNAPAEVRLLGVDLPSGTPVPAADSPAWFELLPTVAIQPDTPHRFRVQGARPVTHVRLDIYPDGGIARLRLLGALTPAGLEALVTRWGAA, from the coding sequence ATGTCGGACTTCACCAGCCTGCCGGACCTGGCGCTGCGCAGCTACCGCGCCAGCGTGATCGCCGCCAGCGACGAATCCTTCGAAGAGCGCGAAAACCTCATCCAGCCTTGGGAACCGCGCTTCTCCGCCGAGACCTTCGGCACCAAGGGGCAGGAGTACGACGGCTGGGAGACCCGACGTCGGCGCAACGCGCCCGGAAGCGACTGGGCGATCGTGCGACTGGGTATGCCGGGCATCGTGCGCGGCGTGGTCATCGACACCGCGTGGTTCAAGGGCAACTATCCGCCTTTCGCCTCCGTGGACGCCTGCCGGGTATCGGGTTATCCCGGTGTGGCGGAGCTGGATTCGGCCGAATGGGTCGAGATCGTGCCGAAGACGCCGCTACACGGTGACGCCAAACATGAGCTGCCCGTCGACAGCGAGCTGATCTTCACCCACGTGCGCCTGCATATGCATCCGGACGGCGGTATCGCCCGCTTTCGCGTGCACGGTGACGTGGTGCCGGATCCGGTCCTGCTGAGCGGCCTGACCGTGGATCTGGCCGCGCTCGAACACGGTGGCCGCGCCGTCGATTGCTCGAATCTGTTCTATTCGGGTGCGGACAATATGCTCGCGCCCGGCCTCGCGCGCAATCAGGCCGAGGGGTGGGAGACCGCTCGCCGCCGCGATGACGACAATGACTGGGCGGTGATTCGTCTTGCGGCCCAAGGTGTTCCGGAGCTGATCGAGGTCGACACCACCAACCTGGTGTTCAACGCACCGGCCGAAGTGCGCCTGCTCGGCGTCGATCTGCCCAGCGGCACACCGGTTCCCGCCGCCGACTCCCCGGCCTGGTTCGAACTGCTGCCGACGGTGGCGATCCAGCCCGACACCCCGCACCGCTTCCGTGTGCAGGGCGCCCGGCCGGTCACACACGTGCGTCTCGATATCTATCCGGACGGCGGTATCGCCCGTCTGCGACTGCTGGGTGCTCTCACTCCGGCGGGTCTCGAGGCGCTCGTCACCCGCTGGGGTGCGGCCTGA
- a CDS encoding hydroxypyruvate isomerase family protein, which yields MKYTSGGALRKFDVNCSILFTDLPLLERPAAAKAAGFDAVEFWWPFGEDSTPADADIDAFVSAIEDAGVQLVGLNFIDLIPAGRGLVSIPGQETRFRDNIDIAVGIAERTGCKALNALYGNRIAAEDAEKQDELALENLRLAATAARRIGATVLLEALNAYESQDYPIVSAAHAIRIIEQVGEPNLRFLCDLYHLARMGENLAGVIDTYGGYFGHVQIADTPGRGRPGTGALDFEELFANLDAAGYDGWIGLEYKDPELDWEWIK from the coding sequence ATGAAATACACCTCCGGGGGCGCGCTCCGGAAATTCGATGTCAATTGCTCGATTCTCTTCACCGATCTCCCGCTGCTGGAACGGCCAGCCGCCGCCAAGGCCGCCGGATTCGACGCGGTGGAATTCTGGTGGCCGTTCGGCGAGGATTCGACACCCGCCGACGCGGATATCGATGCCTTCGTCTCGGCCATCGAGGACGCGGGCGTGCAGCTGGTCGGATTGAACTTCATCGACCTGATTCCGGCGGGCCGCGGCCTGGTTTCGATTCCCGGACAAGAGACCCGGTTCCGGGACAATATCGATATCGCGGTCGGAATCGCCGAGCGCACCGGATGCAAGGCGCTGAACGCGCTGTACGGCAATCGGATTGCCGCCGAGGATGCGGAGAAGCAGGACGAGCTCGCCCTGGAGAATCTGCGGCTGGCCGCTACCGCGGCCCGGCGCATCGGTGCGACCGTACTGCTCGAAGCGCTCAATGCCTATGAGTCGCAGGACTATCCGATCGTCTCGGCCGCGCACGCGATTCGCATTATCGAGCAGGTCGGGGAGCCGAATCTGCGGTTCCTCTGCGACCTCTACCACCTGGCCCGGATGGGCGAGAACCTCGCCGGGGTGATCGACACCTACGGCGGCTACTTCGGCCACGTACAGATCGCCGATACCCCGGGTCGCGGACGTCCCGGCACCGGCGCGCTGGACTTCGAGGAGCTCTTCGCCAACCTCGACGCCGCCGGTTACGACGGCTGGATCGGCCTGGAATACAAAGACCCCGAACTGGATTGGGAGTGGATCAAATGA
- the gcl gene encoding glyoxylate carboligase, whose amino-acid sequence MTRMRAVDAAVLILEKEGATQAFGLPGAAINPFYSAMRAHGGIKHILARHVEAASHMAEGYTRAAAGNIGICIGTSGPAGTDMITGLYSASADSIPILCITGQAPVSKLHKEDFQAVDIASIAAPVSKWAVTVLEPAQVPGSFQKAFQLMRSGRPGPVLIDLPIDVQLAEIEFDIETYTPLDVQRPTATRAQAEKAIAMLNAAERPLIVAGGGIVNADAADLLVEFAELTGIPVVPTLMGWGTIADDHPLHAGMVGLQTSHRYGNATMLEADFVLGIGNRWANRHTGGVETYTRDRTFVHVDIEPTQIGRVFAPDYGIVSDAGAALAEFLDVAHELELAGQLRERGDWAATCRDRKRTLLRKTHFDTVPIKPQRVYEEMNAAFGPDVRYVTTIGLSQIQAAQMLHVYKPRHWINAGQAGPLGWTLPAAIGVATAVPDETVVALSGDYDFQFLIEELAVGAQFNIPYVHVVVNNSYLGLIRQAQRAFDMDYYVQLSFDNINSPEVGGYGVDHLKVAEGLGCKAIRVTDPDRIGSAMAEAKRLTAEHRVPVLVEVILERVTNVSMGLEIDNINEFEELADSFDDAPTAIAAQPEYESAGSPS is encoded by the coding sequence ATGACACGTATGCGGGCCGTGGACGCCGCGGTGCTCATTCTCGAAAAAGAAGGCGCGACACAGGCATTCGGGCTGCCGGGCGCGGCGATCAACCCCTTCTACAGCGCTATGCGGGCGCACGGCGGGATCAAACATATTCTCGCCCGGCACGTCGAGGCGGCCTCGCATATGGCCGAGGGGTACACCCGCGCCGCCGCGGGCAATATCGGTATCTGCATCGGCACCTCCGGTCCGGCGGGCACCGACATGATCACCGGATTGTATTCGGCGAGTGCGGATTCCATTCCGATCCTGTGCATCACCGGGCAGGCTCCGGTGTCCAAGCTGCACAAGGAGGACTTCCAGGCGGTCGATATCGCCTCGATCGCCGCACCGGTGAGCAAGTGGGCGGTGACGGTGCTGGAGCCCGCGCAGGTGCCCGGTTCGTTCCAGAAGGCGTTCCAGCTCATGCGTTCCGGGCGTCCGGGACCGGTGCTCATCGATCTCCCGATCGACGTGCAGCTCGCCGAGATCGAATTCGATATCGAGACCTATACGCCCCTGGATGTACAGCGCCCCACCGCCACCCGGGCGCAGGCCGAGAAGGCCATCGCCATGCTGAACGCGGCCGAGCGGCCGTTGATCGTGGCGGGCGGCGGCATCGTGAACGCCGACGCGGCGGATCTGCTGGTCGAATTCGCCGAGCTGACCGGCATTCCGGTGGTGCCGACGCTGATGGGCTGGGGCACCATCGCCGATGATCATCCGCTGCACGCGGGCATGGTCGGATTGCAGACCTCGCATCGCTATGGCAATGCGACCATGCTGGAGGCGGACTTCGTCCTCGGCATCGGTAACCGCTGGGCCAATCGTCATACCGGTGGTGTCGAAACCTATACGCGGGACCGCACTTTCGTGCATGTCGATATCGAGCCGACCCAAATCGGGCGGGTGTTCGCGCCCGACTACGGGATCGTCTCGGATGCGGGCGCGGCGCTGGCCGAATTCCTGGATGTGGCGCATGAGCTCGAGCTCGCCGGTCAGTTGCGCGAGCGCGGCGATTGGGCCGCCACCTGCCGCGATCGCAAGCGAACCCTGCTGCGCAAGACGCACTTCGACACCGTGCCGATCAAACCGCAGCGGGTGTACGAGGAGATGAACGCGGCGTTCGGGCCCGACGTCCGCTATGTCACCACCATCGGGTTGTCGCAGATCCAGGCGGCGCAGATGCTGCACGTGTACAAGCCCCGGCACTGGATCAACGCCGGACAGGCCGGTCCGCTCGGGTGGACCCTGCCCGCCGCCATCGGTGTCGCCACCGCGGTGCCGGATGAGACGGTCGTGGCGCTCTCGGGTGACTACGACTTCCAGTTCCTGATCGAGGAGTTGGCCGTCGGCGCACAGTTCAATATCCCGTATGTGCATGTGGTGGTGAACAATTCGTACCTGGGGCTGATTCGCCAGGCCCAGCGTGCCTTCGATATGGACTACTACGTTCAGCTGTCGTTCGACAATATCAACAGTCCGGAGGTCGGCGGCTACGGCGTGGATCACCTCAAGGTCGCGGAAGGGTTGGGCTGCAAGGCGATTCGCGTCACCGACCCCGATCGGATCGGCTCCGCCATGGCCGAGGCCAAGCGGTTGACGGCCGAACATCGGGTGCCGGTACTGGTCGAGGTCATCCTCGAACGCGTCACCAATGTGTCGATGGGGCTCGAGATCGACAATATCAACGAGTTCGAGGAGCTCGCGGACTCCTTCGACGACGCACCCACCGCCATCGCCGCCCAGCCCGAATACGAATCGGCCGGGAGCCCTTCGTGA
- a CDS encoding allophanate hydrolase-related protein produces the protein MPLIFLNGGAMRGGPLNHLLAGAPFAGEVTTAPQYRFYSVGDRFPGLHPVSDGGAPVSGELFDVPMDVLRTSLLPAEPPELELGVIELDDKRSVLSMVLRRPPVSYPQLIDITEFGSWTTYREGIR, from the coding sequence ATGCCCCTCATTTTCCTGAACGGCGGCGCCATGCGCGGCGGGCCGCTGAATCACCTGCTCGCGGGCGCACCGTTCGCCGGCGAGGTGACCACCGCACCGCAGTACCGGTTCTATTCGGTCGGCGATCGCTTCCCGGGACTGCACCCGGTCTCCGACGGCGGAGCCCCCGTCAGTGGTGAATTATTCGATGTGCCTATGGATGTGCTGCGCACCAGCCTGCTCCCGGCCGAACCGCCGGAGCTCGAACTCGGCGTGATCGAACTCGATGACAAGCGTTCGGTGCTCTCCATGGTGCTGCGCCGCCCGCCCGTCTCCTATCCGCAGCTGATCGACATCACCGAATTCGGCAGCTGGACGACCTATCGCGAAGGAATTCGATGA
- a CDS encoding solute carrier family 23 protein, producing the protein MVGTVIAAVAGRTDFSDVGRAKLIALPTFFPSGTPTFEVGAIVSMTIVILVIMTENIADILPIGEIVGTEVDSGRVADGLRADMAATAAVVLFGSVAASGIRTLTRVRFHDNLNMLIVAVAIAAGLIPIAAPTFWDAFPESFAVIMHSGISATAIVAILLNLLFNELTIGNRSGASVFAAAQDERDGLGERIDDDIRD; encoded by the coding sequence GTGGTCGGCACGGTCATCGCCGCCGTCGCGGGCCGGACCGACTTCTCCGACGTCGGCCGGGCGAAGCTGATCGCGCTGCCGACGTTCTTCCCGTCGGGCACACCCACTTTCGAGGTGGGGGCCATCGTCTCGATGACCATCGTGATTCTGGTGATCATGACCGAGAACATCGCCGATATCCTCCCCATCGGTGAGATCGTAGGCACCGAAGTGGATTCGGGTCGCGTCGCGGACGGCCTGCGCGCCGATATGGCCGCCACCGCGGCAGTCGTGCTGTTCGGATCCGTTGCGGCGAGCGGGATTCGGACCCTGACCCGAGTCCGATTCCACGACAACCTGAATATGCTGATTGTGGCCGTGGCGATTGCCGCCGGGCTCATTCCCATTGCGGCCCCGACATTCTGGGACGCGTTCCCGGAATCGTTCGCCGTGATCATGCATTCGGGGATCAGCGCGACCGCCATAGTGGCGATCCTGCTCAATCTGCTGTTCAACGAATTGACCATCGGCAATCGCTCGGGCGCCTCGGTCTTCGCCGCCGCACAGGACGAACGCGACGGCTTAGGCGAGCGCATCGACGACGACATCCGGGACTGA
- a CDS encoding NAD(P)-dependent oxidoreductase: MSEASRSDSVRGGGRATGGRSIGFVGLGIMGGPMAGHLVAAGHEVTGYDHSSAAVDRLTAAGGKAGANAAETVRDKDIVITMLPQDEHVESVFAEVLEHAAPGTLYIDFSTITPRTSEWTATEGAKKGLRVLDAPVSGGEPGAKNAALSIMVGGSRDDFDSARAVFEAVGKTVALVGPNGAGQVVKAANQLVVGGTYALVAEAILLMENLGANAEAGLDVLAGGLAGSKILELKRKTMLERSFQPGFRIDLHHKDMGIILAAARQAEVAIPMGALTAQLIAAARAMGHGSLDHSALLLVAEALSGKGQA, translated from the coding sequence ATGAGTGAAGCATCGCGCAGCGATTCCGTGCGGGGCGGCGGTCGGGCGACGGGTGGGCGCAGCATCGGATTCGTGGGACTCGGCATCATGGGCGGCCCGATGGCCGGTCACCTGGTCGCTGCCGGGCACGAGGTCACCGGCTACGATCACAGCTCGGCCGCGGTCGATCGCCTCACCGCCGCCGGTGGCAAGGCGGGCGCGAATGCCGCGGAGACGGTGCGCGACAAGGACATTGTCATCACCATGCTGCCGCAGGACGAGCATGTGGAGTCGGTCTTCGCCGAGGTGCTCGAGCACGCCGCCCCCGGCACGCTGTACATCGACTTCTCCACCATCACCCCGCGCACCTCCGAGTGGACCGCCACCGAAGGCGCGAAGAAGGGGCTGCGCGTACTGGACGCCCCGGTCAGCGGTGGCGAGCCCGGTGCCAAGAACGCGGCGCTGTCGATTATGGTCGGCGGCTCGCGCGACGACTTCGATTCCGCCCGAGCGGTTTTCGAGGCCGTCGGCAAGACCGTCGCCCTGGTGGGACCGAACGGTGCCGGTCAGGTCGTCAAGGCCGCCAACCAGCTCGTGGTCGGCGGCACCTACGCCCTGGTCGCCGAAGCCATCCTGCTCATGGAGAACCTGGGTGCGAACGCCGAGGCGGGACTGGATGTGCTCGCCGGTGGCCTGGCGGGCAGCAAGATCCTGGAGCTGAAGCGAAAGACCATGCTGGAGCGTAGTTTCCAGCCCGGCTTCCGCATCGACCTGCATCACAAGGATATGGGCATCATCCTGGCCGCCGCGCGCCAGGCCGAGGTCGCCATCCCCATGGGCGCGCTCACCGCGCAGCTCATCGCCGCCGCCCGCGCCATGGGCCACGGTTCCCTCGATCACTCCGCGCTGCTGCTGGTCGCCGAGGCGCTCTCGGGTAAGGGACAGGCGTGA